Genomic segment of Salvia hispanica cultivar TCC Black 2014 chromosome 2, UniMelb_Shisp_WGS_1.0, whole genome shotgun sequence:
GGGTGCCATTGCCAATTGCATCACTTTTATTTGTATCCCTAATTCTTGTATCCTCTTGATATATGTGTTGTCTTCAGAATTTTTCGTAGTAATATTAGGTGATTCAATCTGTGATgtgttatttcttttactgGACAGGCTCAAGATTTTAGGGCACAGGGAACTCAGATGAGAAGAAAGATGTGGCTGCAGAATATGAAGATAAAGCTTATTGTTCTTGCCATTATCATTGCCTTGATTTTAATCATAGTTCTATCGGTGTGTGGTGGATTCAATTGCAGTAATAAGTAAGTGCCTGTTTGCATATATAAGTTGTCCTCATTGACAGACAGAACACACACACTATAATGCTTCTTTGCGTCACGAGCTTTGTTTCCCCTAAATTTTTTGGTGACATGTTTTGCCCTTTTGCTCTATCCTGTATTTTTGTGAGATAAtatttgttgtatattttgtattcTGACTTGTATTAGAAGAGTCGTTTGCGGCAACGAGCTCTGGATTTTTACATTGAAAATAGCTTATCAGAgaagcattttatttttgggaatgaaattttagtatttctatttttagtaactCCGTATTTATTGTCATTGCAGTTGCTTAGTCAATAAGTTACGCGTTGTACAATAAACCAGTAGGTTGTCagaaagttcatgatatctcaTAGAGTCATAGTCATACATTTGCATAATTTTCTACGATTGTAATATCTGGCTGACCACATTGTCTGTTCAAACAAAGAATTTAGGTAGTCATTCTCTGGAATATCTGTATTTTGTTGCcatgttttccattttttgttaatgcattttatattttgaactCATATGCTCATAACTATAATTTGGAGTTTGGTCCTTATCATTTGGTTTAGTGTTTTGACTCTTTTGCCTGGATGATCTGATTTTGTGATCTGGTGCCTTGGctaaaatttcatttgtatGCTCAATTTTTTAGTTGTGGTACATGCTGGCTTGGCTTATTTTGCCCGAAGACATGTGGAGTGGAGTTGTCTAACTAAATAACTTTAATAATCATATATTATCTGAAATTATCCTTGTTtacaatcataaattaataatcaaaataatattctagcCATTAATATAAAACGAAGTTTTGTTTCGATGAGCTTTACATGCACAGTATGCACTGAATTATGAATATTCCAGTTCAGAATTTTACAAGTTCTTAAAAACATAGGACAGTATACTTATATAACATAATAAGATCTGGAACAGTCTTAAAGACGTCAAATAAgttcaaaagataacaaagcccctaaaataaaaatttgattaccACATTATTTCagtatcttaattaattatattttgtcatttacatatatcattttcttgaaatatctTAAGATAAAGATTCTAATATGCTTATAAATTTAGCCAAATGAAAGAgacgaaatggaaaaacgaaaCAAAAGAATTATATAGCTAGTCAGAATTTGGTTGCTTGCTCTTGGACATTTACATAAAGAAAACATCTGAAAATATTGCTTGCCCTTCATAGAGATATTTTATGGCAAAATAGCCATCACCTGCCAACCAACCTCAAGAAATAAAGCCACTATTTCATCACCTGCAAACCGACTTTTCAAACATAGCAAACTAGGCAAGCACTTCTCCACAGAGCAAACAAACAAGAACCAACTACCAACGACTATGCTTGGTTACCACCACCCCTCGGAGTCGCACGGCCACCCATCCCTCCACGACCATGGCCACCATAACCTCTGCCACCTCCACCTCTACCTCTTCCAGATACAGCACCtgtattaataaattgatatgcTCATTAACCTTCATGGAGTGTATACAAACAGTCCAGAAATAGTCAAACTATAGCACCTTTCAATTATCTATCAGTCTGCAATAACAAGATATGGAAAACCCATACCAGCTAAAGTTTAACTGAAGaatttaaagtatttttaacACATCTCTAAAAATGGACTTAATAGTTTCAAGGTTAAAAGAACATACCACGATAGCCTCCACCCCAACCCCCACGGCTTCCACCCCGGCCCCAATTAGAATATCCACCAGAGTAGCCACCTGGATTAGAATAGCCACCATTATACCCACCATTTTCTGTAGGGCAAGAAGAATCATGTAAATAACAAAGGATATAAAGCCACATAAGCACCACTGGAGCCACAATTTATAAGGCAGTTTAGAATAGCCACCTGAATTAGAATATCCACCAGAATAGCCACCTGGAGTAGAATAGCCTCCATAATAGCCACCTGAATACCCACCATTTTCTGTAGGGGAAGAAGAATCATGTAAATAACAAAGAAGATATGAAAGCCATAAATGCATCAGTGGACCCACAAATTATAAGGCAGTTTATAGTACCGCATGACTTGTAGTTAAAGAATGAAGTACCTTGGTAGTTTGAATATCCACCTCTGTGCCAACCTCGTCCCCTCCCTCTACCACGGCCTCTTCCTTGTCCATATGTATCtagaaataaaaagtacaTGCAATTAATGGTTGGACATGcaaatatttatgataatCAACTCAGTTAATTTCTTACCTCCATTACCACCATTATAATTTGCAAGTGCTGGCCTAGGAGGTTGATGTTGTTGCTGTGGCTTATAGTTGCTATACTGCTGTTTAGTTTGATGATCCACATTAGATGGACCTTGATACCTGATCcatgataaattgataatatattagaGACGATGACAAAGAATAAACTTCTAATTGAAACAACCTTATTTAAAACAGGAATTAGATTTGTTTAAACACAAAGAGACATGCATTGATGGAAGAAGGCATAACACATTAACACAAGCTCCTAACTATAATGACAGTATCACATAACATGTCTGGGAAAACCACAGTCAGCAACTCTAAGGATCAGGTTGAAAGCCTATGCAACCAGCACATGCACAATATTCCTTGTATAGAGGGTCTAATATACTATCGAAGAGAAATTACCCAGGAGAGTTCTGGTTAAGCTCTTTATTCGACAGAGTAATTGAAATCATGGACACATGCCGAGTCTGCTCCACACTGTAGACATAAATATCTGCATTAGACATTCCAGTTGCAGAATATGTCGATGCAGATAATGCATACAACTGATCGTATAAAGAGATAGATGCTACAACAAAATGTGCATCAGGACAGAAATGTTGCAGCAAAAGGGCAAAAAACTTTAAACTCACGTCTGAAGGCCCTCTTCAATGGGTTCGAATGTATCAGTTATGCTGACTGAGCTGATGGCAGTGTCCTGATGGAGCTGAGGAACTCTTCTCTATATCCAGAGGAAAGCACTGAGTCCTTCACATTGTATAAGAGGTAGAAAGATAGAAGTATCAGAGGAAATCAAATAGCAACCTTTAAGATTTCTGCAATAGCCACAGTTTTGTTTATCGCCTGACCCATTGCCTTTAAGACAATCTCTTTCACTTGTCTATCCTGAGAAATAGATTGttaacataataattattaGCAAGTAACTACAGTATGATAGAACAACAAAAGATCTATCAGATAAACTGATAAAGACATGCGTGAAAAATCCTCCTAAACATAAATGATCCCAATACAAACACCACTGACCACTCCAAAGAAAGAAGGCCCTCAAGCTATATCCAGGAAATTCTATCCCCCTTTGGTCATGTGATAAAGCTAGAAATACAACTGGAGTGGAAGATCAGTAACACACGCATATTGATAGAGTTCAATAAATCATGTTGTGTCTGAGACAGAATGATGAGTACACCCTCACGAGACTACTTTTTATCACATTAACAAGCCATTGT
This window contains:
- the LOC125204804 gene encoding protein FAM98B isoform X2 yields the protein MDRYKKVRKPKPESPVNENEIRITSQGLVRNYLTYASTLLQDRQVKEIVLKAMGQAINKTVAIAEILKRRVPQLHQDTAISSVSITDTFEPIEEGLQTVEQTRHVSMISITLSNKELNQNSPGYQGPSNVDHQTKQQYSNYKPQQQHQPPRPALANYNGGNGDTYGQGRGRGRGRGRGWHRGGYSNYQENGGYSGGYYGGYSTPGGYSGGYSNSGGYSGGYSNWGRGGSRGGWGGGYRGAVSGRGRGGGGRGYGGHGRGGMGGRATPRGGGNQA
- the LOC125204804 gene encoding keratin, type I cytoskeletal 10 isoform X1, with the protein product MDRYKKVRKPKPESPVNENEIRITSQGLVRNYLTYASTLLQDRQVKEIVLKAMGQAINKTVAIAEILKRRVPQLHQDTAISSVSITDTFEPIEEGLQTVEQTRHVSMISITLSNKELNQNSPGYQGPSNVDHQTKQQYSNYKPQQQHQPPRPALANYNGGNGDTYGQGRGRGRGRGRGWHRGGYSNYQENGGYSGGYYGGYSTPGGYSGGYSNSENGGYNGGYSNPGGYSGGYSNWGRGGSRGGWGGGYRGAVSGRGRGGGGRGYGGHGRGGMGGRATPRGGGNQA